A window of Lusitaniella coriacea LEGE 07157 contains these coding sequences:
- a CDS encoding SRPBCC family protein gives MPSRQVLEQSIQISASATVVEQCITDLELMHRWLNPALRCEPVGEWSTKVGSRSRFVVQVPPIHPTLKNVVLEREPGLVVWGFEGFFRGRDRWECQPNPRGTLLLNRFEFEIPNPLIRWGFNTFASRWMKADMKAQLRRFKRVAEEIYLLEQ, from the coding sequence ATGCCTTCTCGCCAAGTTCTCGAACAATCAATTCAAATTAGTGCCAGTGCAACCGTCGTCGAGCAGTGTATTACCGATTTGGAATTGATGCATCGTTGGCTCAACCCCGCATTACGTTGCGAACCCGTGGGTGAGTGGAGTACAAAAGTGGGCAGTCGCAGTCGATTTGTGGTGCAAGTTCCCCCGATTCACCCGACGTTGAAAAATGTTGTTCTCGAACGGGAACCGGGTTTGGTGGTGTGGGGATTTGAAGGATTTTTTCGGGGACGCGATCGCTGGGAGTGTCAACCCAACCCTCGCGGAACGTTGCTCCTTAACCGTTTTGAGTTTGAGATTCCCAATCCCCTGATTCGTTGGGGATTTAATACTTTTGCTTCTCGGTGGATGAAGGCGGATATGAAGGCACAGCTTCGACGTTTCAAGCGGGTTGCAGAGGAGATTTATTTATTAGAGCAATAG
- a CDS encoding glucosamine-6-phosphate deaminase — protein sequence MTDNKKIDQTLETFAVDSLSVRVYPDGTTLAQDAAQMALECLGKAIEQQGSAAAILATGNSQLQFLDAIASSNNLDWSKVTFFHLDEYVGIAAEHPASFRRYLRDRAERPLNPKTFHYLQGDAPNPLAECERYTQLLQEQPIDLCCLGVGANGHLAFNEPDVADFDDPQRVKPIELASATRQQQVDSGCFPTLDSVPQFALTLTLPAICTAKNLFCFAPGIHKAAIARKMLKSPISPQCPASILRSHPQATLFLDRDAVSQL from the coding sequence TTGACTGACAATAAGAAAATCGATCAAACGCTAGAAACCTTTGCTGTAGATTCTCTTTCCGTGCGGGTTTATCCTGACGGGACAACTCTCGCCCAGGATGCCGCACAGATGGCGCTAGAATGCCTGGGAAAAGCCATTGAACAACAAGGTTCGGCAGCGGCGATTTTGGCAACGGGTAATTCGCAATTGCAATTTCTCGACGCGATCGCGTCCTCTAATAATTTAGATTGGTCGAAAGTGACGTTTTTTCATTTAGATGAGTATGTGGGGATTGCAGCAGAACACCCCGCCAGTTTCCGGCGTTATTTGCGCGATCGCGCGGAACGTCCCCTCAACCCCAAAACCTTTCACTACCTCCAAGGAGATGCCCCCAACCCCCTTGCTGAATGCGAGCGTTATACTCAACTCTTGCAAGAACAACCCATCGATTTGTGCTGTTTGGGGGTGGGTGCCAACGGACACCTGGCATTCAACGAACCCGATGTTGCAGACTTTGACGATCCCCAAAGGGTTAAACCGATCGAACTCGCCTCCGCCACGCGCCAACAACAGGTGGATTCCGGCTGTTTCCCCACCCTAGACTCCGTTCCCCAATTTGCCTTAACCCTGACGCTTCCGGCAATTTGTACCGCGAAAAATCTCTTCTGTTTTGCTCCTGGAATCCACAAAGCCGCGATCGCGCGAAAAATGCTCAAATCCCCCATTTCTCCTCAATGTCCCGCATCCATCCTGCGATCGCATCCTCAAGCCACGCTCTTTCTCGATCGCGATGCTGTCAGTCAGCTTTAG
- the rph gene encoding ribonuclease PH: MPWQRSDGRQPDRLRPIRFELDFTRFAAGSVLVRCGETQVLCTASIESGVPKFLQNSGQGWLTAEYRMLPSATLQRKSRELLKLSGRTQEIQRLIGRSLRACLDLKGLGERTITIDTDVLQADAGTRTASITGGYVALVRALEKLQNRGELTQLPLRYPVAAVSVGIVDGEVLLDLNYEEDVRAEVDCNVVMTGNLDIIEVQGTAESGSFNRAQLNRIMDFAEKGIKELLTAQQAALAETR; the protein is encoded by the coding sequence ATGCCCTGGCAACGTTCTGACGGAAGACAACCGGATCGACTGCGACCTATTCGCTTCGAGCTAGATTTTACACGCTTTGCGGCGGGTTCGGTTCTCGTTCGCTGCGGCGAAACGCAAGTGCTGTGTACAGCGAGTATTGAATCGGGAGTGCCTAAATTTTTGCAAAATAGCGGTCAAGGATGGCTCACCGCAGAGTATCGAATGCTCCCCAGCGCAACGCTACAACGCAAATCGCGAGAACTGCTGAAACTCTCCGGACGCACTCAAGAAATTCAACGGCTGATTGGACGAAGTTTGCGCGCTTGTCTCGATCTCAAGGGGTTGGGAGAACGTACGATTACGATCGATACGGACGTGCTGCAAGCGGATGCAGGGACGCGAACGGCATCGATTACGGGGGGATATGTTGCCCTGGTTCGCGCTCTGGAAAAGCTTCAAAATCGGGGAGAATTAACGCAATTGCCCTTGCGCTATCCAGTGGCGGCGGTTTCTGTGGGGATTGTGGATGGCGAGGTGCTGCTCGATTTGAATTATGAGGAGGATGTGAGGGCAGAGGTGGATTGTAATGTAGTGATGACGGGGAATTTGGATATTATTGAGGTGCAGGGAACGGCGGAGTCTGGGAGTTTTAATCGCGCTCAGTTGAATCGGATTATGGATTTTGCGGAAAAGGGAATTAAGGAGTTGTTAACGGCACAGCAAGCGGCGTTGGCTGAGACGAGGTGA
- a CDS encoding adenylate kinase family protein produces MRAIILGGPGSGKGTQSERLSNHLKIPVISTGDVLRNAIASKNFLGTKAKPYLEKGDLVPDELMIQFMRMRLLQPDVSEGWMLEGYPRTAFQAEELSFVLDDFKQRLDWAIYLELDEAVMVERSLARSRDDDQIEIVQRRIRRFKERTIPILEYYEPRQKLLRINANQTREQVEAEIIQKLGAS; encoded by the coding sequence GTGAGAGCGATCATACTGGGCGGCCCTGGTTCGGGGAAAGGGACGCAATCCGAACGACTCAGCAATCACCTCAAGATTCCAGTTATTTCTACGGGAGATGTGTTGCGAAACGCGATCGCGTCCAAGAATTTTTTGGGGACGAAAGCTAAACCCTATCTGGAAAAGGGGGATTTGGTTCCCGATGAGTTGATGATCCAGTTTATGCGAATGCGATTGTTGCAACCGGATGTGAGCGAAGGATGGATGCTGGAAGGCTATCCGCGCACGGCGTTTCAGGCGGAAGAGTTGAGTTTTGTGTTAGACGATTTTAAGCAACGATTGGATTGGGCGATTTATTTGGAGTTGGATGAAGCAGTGATGGTGGAACGCTCTCTCGCGCGATCGCGCGATGATGACCAGATAGAGATCGTGCAACGGCGAATTAGACGGTTCAAGGAACGAACGATTCCCATTCTCGAATACTACGAGCCTCGTCAAAAACTCCTAAGAATTAATGCCAATCAAACGCGAGAACAAGTCGAAGCAGAAATTATTCAGAAGTTAGGCGCGTCTTGA